In the Cydia amplana chromosome 14, ilCydAmpl1.1, whole genome shotgun sequence genome, one interval contains:
- the LOC134654312 gene encoding uncharacterized protein LOC134654312, with protein MSKENLHEDYADANEEAQVCRVGVRVPPFNADEPALWFAQIEAQFHLSKITLDDTKFYYVAGQLEARYAMEVKDVITNPPATEKYPKIKAELIKRLSASQEKRTRQLLVQEELGDRSPSQFLRHLQNLAGAAATSDLLRTIWCDRLPHNVQTILASQSEQPLEQLADLADKVYELAPPTPRAPQVATTSGAATTYAPADPISHAPASPTDALTQQVNELTRQVALLTTKYRRGRTHSRSRSSSRPRRHSHSRPRMPQPPSNHPHCFYHYNFGQKAHKCSKPCSFDSENSPGGRK; from the coding sequence ATGTCGAAAGAAAATCTCCATGAAGATTATGCCGACGCAAATGAGGAGGCGCAGGTATGTAGGGTTGGCGTCCGCGTGCCTCCATTTAACGCGGACGAGCCCGCCCTGTGGTTCGCCCAGATCGAAGCTCAGTTTCACTTATCGAAAATCACACTTGACGATACCAAATTTTATTACGTAGCTGGGCAATTAGAGGCGCGCTATGCAATGGaggtaaaggatgtaattactAACCCTCCCGCTACCGAGAAATATCCCAAAATAAAGGCCGAATTAATAAAACGTCTGTCCGCGTCGCAAGAGAAACGGACGCGGCAGCTGCTTGTTCAAGAGGAGCTGGGCGACCGCAGCCCGTCCCAGTTTCTGCGCCACTTACAAAACCTGGCCGGCGCCGCTGCAACTTCGGACCTCCTACGGACAATTTGGTGCGACCGTTTACCGCACAATGTTCAGACCATACTTGCGTCGCAGTCTGAGCAGCCTTTAGAACAGCTCGCCGATCTAGCAGATAAGGTTTATGAGCTAGCTCCTCCAACACCCCGTGCTCCGCAAGTGGCGACTACTTCTGGTGCTGCTACCACCTACGCACCAGCGGATCCTATCTCCCACGCGCCCGCTTCGCCTACCGACGCCTTGACGCAGCAAGTCAACGAGCTTACAAGGCAAGTCGCTTTATTAACGACTAAATACAGAAGAGGACGTACGCACTCGCGCTCGCGCTCGTCGTCAAGGCCACGAAGGCACAGCCACTCTCGACCTAGGATGCCGCAGCCGCCGTCTAACCATCCGCATTGTTTTTATCACTACAACTTTGGGCAAAAAGCACATAAATGTAGTAAGCCCTGCAGTTTCGACTCGGAAAACTCCCCGGGCGGTCGAAAGTAG